CGACATTCACTTCAAGCATCACGCGTTGTCGCGCCTCGAGGACCGACTTCACGACCAATACAAAGTCTTCGATCCGTGCTCTCTTTTCCGGGTCATCCATGCACCTTGGATTCGCGTAGAGTCTTGTGGACGAGAGCATCAAGGTGTCCACGATCTGTAGGTTGTTGGCGCGCAAGGTTGAGCCCGTTGCGGTGTTGTCCACAATGCAATCGGCGTCTTCCGGTGGAAATACTTCCGTGGCGCCATAGGTGCGCACAAACGTGGCATCGAGCCCCTTTGAGGCAATCCAAGACTTCGTGATCGTCGTGTACTCGGATGCCACGACTAAATGCCGGTTCGGGAGAAGGTCGCCTTCGAGGAGATCAACCGGTGCAGCGGCTACGACTCGCACGGGGTCAAGTTCGGTGTCGAGGAGCTCTACCAAATCAGCGTCCAGCTCTCTCACCCAATCCGCGCCGGCGAAACCGAGGTCTCGAGAGCCGGCGTGTAGCATTTCTACGATATTTTGAGGCTTCAGAATTTTGGTTTCGAAACCTTCGAGAGAAATGGCTGGGCGGTAGTCGCGACTTCCCACTTTCACATCGATGCCGGCTTCGGCCAAAATCGTCTTTACTGCGTCGTACATGCGGCCTTTCGGCAAGCCCAATCGAATCATTTTGCCCTCTTGATATCTGTCTACGAGGGCTCTGTCCTCGTAGGATTAAAGTCGGAAATACTGGATTGTAATCACTAATGCTAGGATGAGCTTAGTATTTTCAAGGTTGGTCGGTACTTAACTCCAAGCTAAGATGCTCGCAATGCCCGGGAATCTCAAGAATGATGTAAGCCGCGAAGCGCATTCGCGGAGAGAGCCTGCGCAAGCACAACGGAGCCCCATATGTCTTGGAACTTCCTCGATATCTCAATGCTTCGAGAGATCGACCTTTTTAAGGGTTTGTCCGAAGAAGCGCTCATAGAAATCATGCCCTTAACCAATATCGTGGAGTTCAATCCTGGTAGCGTGATCTTCCGCGAAGGTGACATGGGAGACGCGCTCTTCATGATTCTGGACGGCGAAGTGAGGATTTCCAAAAACATCCACGGCGTCGGGGAAGAAGCCCTCGCGTTTCTCAAGGAAGGCTCCTATTTCGGCGAAATGGCGTTGGTTGGAGACGAGTCACCGCGCAGCGCGAGTGCGATTTGCCAGGAGAGGACAGAAGTCGCAAAACTCACGAGAACCGACTTTCTAGAACTCCTTCAGCGCAACCCAAAGGTCGGTGTCGAGGTTCTCTGGTCTTTCGTATCCACCCTTTCTCACCGGCTTCG
This Microvenator marinus DNA region includes the following protein-coding sequences:
- a CDS encoding Crp/Fnr family transcriptional regulator, translated to MSWNFLDISMLREIDLFKGLSEEALIEIMPLTNIVEFNPGSVIFREGDMGDALFMILDGEVRISKNIHGVGEEALAFLKEGSYFGEMALVGDESPRSASAICQERTEVAKLTRTDFLELLQRNPKVGVEVLWSFVSTLSHRLRESNERMAFFAMSNMFE
- the hisG gene encoding ATP phosphoribosyltransferase, giving the protein MIRLGLPKGRMYDAVKTILAEAGIDVKVGSRDYRPAISLEGFETKILKPQNIVEMLHAGSRDLGFAGADWVRELDADLVELLDTELDPVRVVAAAPVDLLEGDLLPNRHLVVASEYTTITKSWIASKGLDATFVRTYGATEVFPPEDADCIVDNTATGSTLRANNLQIVDTLMLSSTRLYANPRCMDDPEKRARIEDFVLVVKSVLEARQRVMLEVNVGSSDLERLVEILPCMREPTISSLHGSSGYAVKSAVPRKALATLIPQIKAAGGSDIVVTNLAQIVP